The Erythrobacter insulae genome window below encodes:
- a CDS encoding DUF1467 family protein produces the protein MAWTSILAIYFLVWVMTAFIMLPFGVRTAEESGEDVVPGQAESAPANFQPRKLIMRATIIAIVLTTLYVLNFEYGWIGIEVFDILPKPPTLESP, from the coding sequence ATGGCTTGGACATCCATCCTTGCGATCTATTTTCTGGTTTGGGTGATGACCGCTTTCATCATGCTTCCATTTGGTGTGCGCACTGCTGAGGAAAGCGGTGAAGATGTCGTACCCGGTCAGGCTGAAAGCGCTCCGGCAAATTTCCAGCCGAGAAAGCTGATCATGCGCGCGACGATTATCGCGATTGTCCTGACCACGCTTTATGTGCTCAATTTCGAGTATGGCTGGATTGGTATCGAGGTTTTCGACATTCTGCCCAAACCGCCGACTTTGGAAAGCCCCTAA
- a CDS encoding coiled-coil domain-containing protein: MSKGNTIIRAIGSDTDDEATKTADTVEPAEGLEVEADYEEVTVEGGDYAESPRNFAWVWPALAIATILAWTALYGWAMRSEFVTIASASPSQWTRLIIDWSVPVLLVAVAWMIGMRNSRAEARRFADTATMLSHESAQLEKRLNVVNRELSLAREFLGAQSRELDSLGRIASEKLSAHASELQQLIKTNGKQVDRIGSASETALDNMTRLRDDLPVVANSARDVSNQVGNAGRTAHAQLEKLVSGFERLNQFGTASETQVASLGSRVTQTLDGFAEQLGKIEALVGNRFTSLQTQAGAYRNEIGEAEEVAIRALNDRIALLQSETKAISLTLRDAETEAMGQLQVSKERMHDEVTKMVESLDTLDQKALLAAQERIKELQAEANRFEENLAQRDARFLEEMERRQAGFETREAQATEILGQRLADLDEAIAERREAQTAETEKLVEHSQSITAQLEQLNALIGRVSEQGETTRDQLTGGLDELDAKIQAKREALLETDAQLNSLTDKSIRLLEIIQSGAKHSREDLPDAIKVAVEELGGLETRATALSGVMFRTGQHGSELGNQLIKTQESVTETDSAIELLQAKLDKQSEETLAKLTTLKGALSDITEQGETFAGETQQGLREALEQLETATEATFAALDEGAREKVTALANDIGKDAVEALERSLRSHSAETIGKLEQAAAHASGVGREATVQLRDQLVKVNELTGNLEQRIADAQEKAEERINNDFARRMSLITDSLNSSAIDISSALTEEVSDTAWDAYLKGDRGIFTRRAVRLVDNSEAREIADLYQRDDAFKSNVTRYIHDFEKMLRSMLSTRDGNALGVTVLGSDMGKLYVVLAQSIERFRS, translated from the coding sequence ATGAGCAAAGGCAACACCATAATCCGCGCCATCGGTTCAGATACTGATGATGAAGCGACCAAGACCGCTGACACCGTCGAACCGGCGGAGGGTTTAGAGGTTGAGGCCGATTACGAGGAAGTCACCGTAGAAGGCGGTGATTACGCCGAGAGCCCGCGCAATTTCGCCTGGGTCTGGCCTGCCCTTGCCATCGCAACCATTTTGGCGTGGACCGCGCTTTATGGGTGGGCAATGCGGTCTGAATTTGTGACCATTGCCAGCGCCTCGCCTTCACAATGGACGCGTTTGATCATCGATTGGTCTGTGCCGGTGTTGCTGGTCGCGGTTGCGTGGATGATTGGTATGCGCAATTCCCGCGCCGAAGCGCGGCGATTTGCCGATACCGCGACCATGCTGAGCCATGAAAGCGCCCAGCTTGAAAAGCGGCTCAATGTTGTGAACCGCGAACTCAGCCTCGCACGCGAGTTTTTGGGTGCCCAATCGCGCGAACTTGATTCACTAGGCCGAATTGCGAGTGAGAAACTTTCCGCCCATGCATCTGAACTGCAACAATTGATCAAAACGAACGGCAAGCAGGTCGATCGCATCGGGAGCGCCAGTGAAACCGCACTCGATAATATGACCCGACTGCGTGATGATCTGCCTGTGGTGGCCAATTCAGCCCGCGATGTATCAAATCAGGTTGGCAATGCTGGCCGTACGGCTCACGCCCAGCTGGAAAAGCTGGTGTCTGGTTTTGAACGGCTCAATCAATTCGGCACAGCAAGCGAGACCCAGGTTGCGTCTCTCGGAAGCCGCGTCACGCAAACACTCGATGGATTTGCCGAACAACTGGGCAAGATTGAGGCTCTGGTCGGCAACCGCTTTACATCGCTCCAAACACAGGCCGGTGCATATCGGAATGAGATTGGTGAAGCAGAAGAGGTCGCTATCCGTGCCCTGAATGATCGGATCGCGCTGCTTCAGAGCGAAACGAAAGCGATCTCGTTGACCCTGCGAGACGCCGAAACCGAGGCGATGGGGCAATTGCAGGTGTCCAAGGAACGAATGCACGATGAAGTTACCAAGATGGTCGAATCTCTCGACACGCTGGATCAAAAAGCACTTTTGGCGGCGCAGGAGCGGATCAAGGAATTGCAGGCAGAGGCCAATCGCTTTGAAGAAAATCTGGCACAGCGCGATGCCAGATTCCTCGAAGAGATGGAGCGTCGCCAGGCCGGTTTTGAAACACGCGAAGCGCAGGCGACGGAGATTCTCGGACAGCGACTTGCCGATCTTGACGAGGCGATCGCCGAGCGCCGTGAAGCGCAAACAGCCGAGACAGAGAAGCTGGTCGAGCACAGCCAATCCATCACAGCGCAGCTTGAACAGCTTAATGCGCTGATCGGGCGGGTTTCAGAACAAGGCGAAACCACCAGAGATCAATTGACCGGTGGGCTTGATGAGCTGGACGCAAAAATCCAGGCAAAACGCGAGGCTTTGTTAGAAACAGATGCTCAGCTGAACAGCCTGACGGACAAAAGCATCCGGCTGCTTGAGATCATTCAGTCTGGCGCGAAACATAGCCGGGAAGATTTGCCTGACGCGATTAAAGTTGCCGTCGAAGAATTGGGCGGTCTTGAAACCCGCGCAACCGCCCTAAGCGGGGTGATGTTCCGCACAGGTCAACATGGCAGCGAATTGGGCAATCAACTGATCAAGACACAGGAAAGTGTCACTGAAACCGATAGCGCGATCGAGCTGTTGCAAGCCAAATTGGATAAACAATCCGAAGAGACGCTGGCCAAACTTACCACTCTGAAAGGTGCGCTGTCCGACATTACCGAGCAAGGCGAAACCTTTGCCGGGGAAACACAGCAAGGCCTGCGCGAGGCTCTGGAGCAATTGGAAACAGCGACAGAAGCCACGTTTGCTGCATTGGACGAAGGCGCGCGTGAGAAAGTCACCGCTCTGGCAAATGACATTGGTAAAGATGCGGTCGAAGCGCTCGAACGATCATTGCGCAGCCATAGCGCAGAGACAATCGGCAAGCTGGAACAGGCCGCTGCCCACGCTTCGGGTGTGGGACGTGAAGCGACTGTCCAGCTGCGTGACCAACTGGTGAAGGTCAATGAGCTTACCGGCAATCTTGAACAGCGAATTGCTGATGCTCAGGAAAAAGCGGAAGAGCGGATCAATAACGATTTTGCCCGTCGGATGTCGTTGATCACAGACAGCCTCAATTCCAGCGCGATTGATATTTCGTCCGCTTTGACTGAGGAAGTTTCCGATACGGCATGGGATGCCTATCTTAAAGGCGACAGGGGCATCTTTACCCGCCGGGCCGTAAGGCTTGTCGATAACAGTGAAGCGCGCGAAATCGCCGATCTGTATCAACGCGACGATGCGTTCAAATCGAACGTCACCCGCTATATCCATGATTTCGAGAAGATGCTGCGATCAATGCTTTCCACCCGCGACGGTAATGCTCTGGGCGTGACCGTTTTGGGTTCGGATATGGGTAAGCTTTATGTCGTGCTAGCCCAATCGATCGAGCGGTTCCGCAGTTAG
- a CDS encoding Hpt domain-containing protein, giving the protein MAYESGALDATLAAAAGDDPALMHELRDAFVESAAKQLDLLKRSRCDGNWNVAGMRLKGLAASFHSEELLIAAENALSSAPGEPAAIRDIEAILSRFKA; this is encoded by the coding sequence ATGGCTTATGAAAGCGGAGCATTAGATGCGACTTTGGCGGCGGCGGCGGGTGATGATCCGGCGTTGATGCACGAGCTGCGCGATGCATTTGTCGAAAGCGCCGCAAAGCAGCTGGACCTGCTAAAGCGTTCGCGCTGCGATGGGAATTGGAACGTCGCTGGGATGAGGCTTAAAGGGCTCGCTGCCAGCTTCCATTCGGAAGAGCTGTTGATCGCCGCTGAAAACGCATTGTCATCTGCGCCGGGCGAACCGGCGGCGATCCGCGATATCGAAGCCATCCTGAGCCGGTTTAAGGCCTGA
- a CDS encoding sensor histidine kinase: MIERSDTLLAARGLTDEQDRLITADEPLGELQENCGGSLPGVLAVPELLELVRQSRDMDLRIAREFSAYDGADQITGFVRIRPLGEQVGGGCELVIENWQRNPAPAMSSRLMAERLDTIDRSAAEATARLDANQHVQFLNATASDTETLQARVAAAPGKVWTEYLTLKGIAHQQPLHWRLLDGVECDVAGSERSWKVRLLPIGPANGAPRGFELLLISSEPIVDAARESDVEGAHTRLVGSALTPALRQPIARIIANAETIRAKLAGPLRNEYAEYAGNIAAAGQHLSGMLDDLADLEVLESPSFSTIKEKVDLGDAAKRAAGILGVRARARGITLNLPSEGDRVMARAEFRRVLQIMINLIGNAVAYSPEGSTITISASESYAGIVSLSVSDEGPGVSAEQAEKIFEKFERLGRDSNGGADQGSGLGLYISRRLALAMDGDLTVAPASETTGTPGAEFTLSLPAAE; the protein is encoded by the coding sequence ATGATCGAGCGCTCTGATACCTTACTCGCAGCACGCGGCCTGACGGATGAGCAGGACCGGCTCATTACGGCTGACGAGCCGCTTGGCGAATTGCAGGAAAATTGCGGCGGGTCATTGCCGGGCGTTCTTGCCGTACCCGAACTGCTCGAATTGGTTCGCCAATCACGCGACATGGATCTGCGCATAGCGCGTGAATTTAGCGCCTATGATGGGGCAGATCAGATCACTGGTTTCGTGCGCATTCGCCCGCTGGGTGAGCAGGTTGGCGGTGGATGTGAGCTGGTGATCGAGAACTGGCAGCGCAATCCGGCACCGGCAATGTCTTCGCGTTTGATGGCGGAGCGGCTCGACACGATTGACCGGTCCGCTGCCGAAGCGACGGCGCGTCTTGATGCAAATCAGCATGTCCAGTTCTTGAATGCGACCGCATCTGATACAGAGACGCTGCAAGCACGAGTGGCAGCTGCGCCAGGCAAAGTCTGGACCGAGTATCTGACTTTGAAAGGTATTGCGCATCAGCAGCCGCTGCATTGGCGTTTGCTGGATGGTGTTGAATGTGACGTGGCGGGATCAGAGCGGTCTTGGAAAGTCCGCCTGTTGCCAATTGGGCCAGCGAACGGCGCGCCGCGCGGCTTTGAATTGCTATTGATATCCAGCGAACCGATTGTCGATGCGGCGCGCGAATCCGATGTTGAGGGCGCTCACACGCGCCTTGTCGGGTCTGCTCTCACGCCAGCGCTCAGGCAGCCGATTGCCCGTATCATTGCAAATGCAGAGACTATTCGCGCGAAATTGGCGGGTCCGCTGCGTAATGAATACGCCGAATATGCCGGAAATATTGCGGCTGCAGGGCAGCATCTTTCGGGTATGCTTGACGATCTGGCTGACCTCGAAGTTCTTGAATCGCCGAGTTTTTCGACCATCAAAGAGAAAGTGGATCTGGGTGATGCTGCGAAGCGTGCGGCCGGAATTTTGGGTGTGAGAGCACGAGCGCGAGGCATTACGCTAAACCTTCCAAGCGAAGGTGATAGGGTGATGGCACGGGCGGAGTTTCGCCGCGTCTTGCAGATAATGATCAATCTGATCGGCAATGCTGTCGCGTACTCCCCCGAAGGCAGCACAATAACTATCTCCGCGAGCGAGAGCTATGCTGGGATCGTGTCATTGTCAGTTTCTGACGAGGGTCCAGGCGTTAGCGCTGAACAGGCCGAGAAGATCTTCGAAAAATTCGAGCGGCTTGGGCGGGACAGCAATGGCGGAGCAGATCAGGGCTCTGGATTGGGCCTCTATATTTCCCGCCGCCTCGCTTTGGCGATGGATGGCGATCTGACCGTCGCGCCGGCATCAGAAACAACCGGAACGCCGGGCGCGGAGTTCACTCTTAGTCTGCCTGCCGCAGAATAA
- a CDS encoding citrate synthase: MADKNAKLEVGGETHEFPVLQGSTGPDVVDIRKLYGQTGKFTFDPGYKSTASCESALTYIDGQEGILLHRGYPIGQLAEHSSFMETSYLLLNGELPSSEELDDFTYTITRHTMLHDQMRQFYQGFRRDAHPMAIMCGVVGALSAFYHDSTDISDPEHRKISSHRLIAKMPTIAANAYKYSIGQPMMHPDNSLSYTGNFLRMTFGVPAEDYEVVPAVEKAMDRIFILHADHEQNASTSTVRLAGSSGANPFACISAGIACLWGPAHGGANEAALNMLREIGTPDRIPHYIERAKDKNDPFRLMGFGHRVYKNYDPRATVMQKTVREVFDALNVKDPVFETALALEEMALNDPYFQEKKLFPNVDFYSGVILSAIGFPTTMFTALFALARTVGWVAQWNEMISDPAQVIGRPRQLYTGPTQRDYVPLSNR, from the coding sequence TTGGCAGATAAGAACGCCAAACTCGAAGTGGGCGGCGAAACACACGAATTTCCCGTTCTTCAAGGCAGCACCGGCCCGGATGTCGTGGATATCCGTAAGCTGTACGGCCAAACCGGCAAGTTCACCTTTGATCCGGGTTATAAGTCGACTGCGAGCTGCGAAAGCGCGCTAACCTATATCGACGGGCAAGAAGGCATTTTGCTCCACCGCGGCTATCCCATCGGACAGCTTGCCGAGCATTCCAGCTTCATGGAAACGTCTTATCTTCTCTTGAACGGCGAATTGCCGAGCAGCGAAGAGCTTGATGATTTCACATACACGATCACACGGCACACGATGCTGCATGATCAGATGCGCCAATTCTATCAAGGTTTCCGCCGCGATGCCCACCCGATGGCTATCATGTGCGGTGTCGTGGGGGCGCTTTCGGCGTTCTATCATGACAGCACCGATATTTCGGATCCAGAGCATCGCAAGATCAGCTCTCACCGTCTGATCGCGAAAATGCCGACGATTGCCGCGAATGCTTATAAGTATTCCATCGGTCAGCCGATGATGCATCCTGACAATTCGCTCAGCTACACCGGTAATTTCCTGCGTATGACGTTTGGTGTTCCGGCCGAAGATTATGAAGTTGTCCCTGCCGTTGAAAAGGCGATGGACCGGATTTTCATCCTTCACGCCGATCATGAACAGAATGCTTCGACTTCGACTGTTCGTCTTGCGGGCTCTTCGGGTGCGAACCCGTTTGCCTGTATTTCGGCAGGCATCGCATGTCTTTGGGGCCCGGCGCATGGCGGAGCCAACGAAGCGGCGCTGAACATGCTGCGTGAAATCGGTACGCCTGACCGCATCCCGCATTACATCGAGCGCGCGAAAGACAAGAACGATCCGTTCCGCCTGATGGGCTTTGGCCACCGTGTTTATAAAAACTACGATCCACGCGCGACTGTTATGCAAAAGACTGTCCGTGAAGTCTTCGATGCGCTGAACGTTAAAGACCCGGTTTTCGAGACCGCACTCGCTTTGGAAGAAATGGCTCTTAACGATCCGTATTTCCAAGAGAAAAAGCTGTTTCCAAACGTCGATTTCTATTCCGGCGTGATCCTTTCGGCGATCGGTTTCCCGACCACGATGTTCACCGCGCTTTTTGCCCTTGCCCGCACTGTTGGTTGGGTCGCGCAGTGGAATGAAATGATCTCTGATCCGGCTCAGGTTATCGGTCGCCCGCGTCAGCTTTATACAGGCCCGACACAGCGCGATTACGTGCCGCTTAGCAACCGCTAA
- the gltX gene encoding glutamate--tRNA ligase codes for MASESGKSGGTVVTRFAPSPTGFLHIGGARTALFNWLYARHHGGKALLRIEDTDKKRSTQEAIDAILDGLKWMGLDYDDEPTFQSAQAGRHAEIANALLDAGYAYKCFATPEELEEMRAEQRANKQPMRYDGRWRDRDPSEAPEGAPFTVRLKTPQGGETTIQDKVQGAVSVKNDELDDYIILRADGTPTYMLAVVVDDHDMGVTHVIRGDDHLNNAFRQLPIYRAMDAVEGGWPDPVYAHIPLIHGSDGAKLSKRHGALGVEAYRDEMGILPDALFNYLLRLGWGHGDREEITRAEAIKLFDLAGVGKSPSRFDIKKLENLNGHYIREADDAMLASLAAPYISGDVDLDLLTKAMPVLKTRAKSIHEIAEGAGFLFAKLPLEMTDKAANLLDDDGRARLSSVSDALKRENDWTIEALEATTKSLAEELGLGLGKLAQPMRAALTGTTTSPGIFDVLVLLGREEALARLDAQAA; via the coding sequence ATGGCAAGTGAAAGCGGCAAGAGCGGCGGCACAGTCGTCACGCGGTTTGCGCCCTCGCCCACCGGTTTTTTGCATATTGGCGGAGCGCGCACTGCCTTGTTCAATTGGCTATACGCCCGTCACCATGGCGGCAAAGCGCTGCTTCGCATTGAAGACACAGACAAGAAACGCTCCACTCAGGAAGCCATCGATGCCATCCTGGACGGCTTGAAGTGGATGGGGCTCGATTATGACGATGAGCCAACTTTTCAATCCGCTCAGGCCGGTCGGCATGCGGAAATTGCGAATGCGCTTCTTGATGCGGGTTATGCCTATAAGTGTTTTGCAACACCGGAAGAGCTGGAAGAAATGCGCGCCGAGCAGCGCGCGAACAAGCAGCCGATGCGCTATGATGGGCGGTGGCGTGATCGCGATCCATCAGAGGCACCTGAAGGTGCCCCTTTCACGGTCCGTTTAAAAACACCGCAAGGCGGCGAGACTACCATTCAGGATAAAGTTCAGGGTGCGGTTTCAGTCAAGAATGACGAGTTGGATGATTATATCATTCTGCGCGCAGATGGCACGCCTACCTATATGCTGGCTGTTGTAGTCGATGATCACGATATGGGTGTGACACACGTGATTCGCGGGGATGATCATTTGAACAACGCTTTCCGCCAATTGCCAATTTACCGCGCAATGGACGCGGTCGAAGGCGGATGGCCTGATCCAGTATATGCGCATATCCCTCTGATCCACGGCTCTGACGGAGCAAAGCTATCAAAACGGCACGGCGCGCTGGGAGTCGAAGCGTATCGCGACGAGATGGGCATTTTGCCCGATGCCCTTTTCAATTACCTTCTCCGTCTAGGTTGGGGTCATGGGGACCGGGAAGAAATCACCCGCGCCGAGGCGATCAAACTGTTCGATCTTGCCGGCGTTGGCAAAAGCCCCTCGCGCTTTGACATCAAAAAGCTGGAAAACCTGAACGGACATTATATCCGCGAAGCTGATGATGCCATGCTTGCAAGTCTCGCTGCTCCGTACATTTCGGGCGATGTCGATCTGGATTTGCTGACCAAAGCAATGCCCGTGCTCAAGACACGTGCTAAAAGCATCCATGAAATTGCCGAAGGTGCCGGTTTCTTGTTTGCAAAGCTCCCTCTGGAAATGACCGATAAAGCGGCAAATTTGCTGGATGACGATGGTCGAGCGCGTTTGTCATCTGTTTCTGACGCTTTGAAGCGCGAAAATGACTGGACAATCGAGGCTCTCGAAGCCACTACGAAATCACTTGCAGAGGAACTTGGATTGGGTCTCGGCAAGTTGGCGCAGCCAATGCGAGCTGCCCTTACCGGGACGACAACATCACCCGGAATTTTCGATGTTCTGGTCCTTCTGGGACGGGAAGAAGCCCTCGCCCGGCTCGACGCGCAGGCTGCGTGA
- a CDS encoding ComEC/Rec2 family competence protein, which translates to MSHTPLVPLGDRADASSAPENVALQRPWQRGAALSSIAQNIGNRCEDFLSSAGFDRAPWLAVVFAGGILAWFALPRPWQWIAAIGLSALLAIGAIALWRGNDQRGRVSTAAIACGLVFAAGIAIIWLRSEIVGAPAIERPVVERINAYVLDREDQPAQDRIRLILAVRDAEAGEARKIRINVPMTSLDNSEGAGDQILEGAVIRTRVRLMPPASPMLPGSYDFARAAWFKGFAATGSVIGHIEVIEPATSNTGLALIQRSLSSHVRSRVDGSAGTIAAAFASGDRGAIAEADDEAMRDAGLTHLLSISGLHVSAVIAAAYLIALKLLALFPPIALRVRLPVAAACAGALTGIGYTLLTGAEVPTVRSCAAAMLVLIALALGRDALSLRMVAAAAVFVLLLWPESVVGPSFQMSFCAVLAIVALHSSSVVRTFLSPREEPWWRRSGRQIIMLFFTGLVIEIALMPIVLFHFHRAGVYGAFANVIAIPLVTFLSMPLIALGLFLDIVGLGKPAWWLVQISLDSLLAIAHFTSAQPGSVKLMPQMGFGTISLFVGGSLWLALWNGKPRFWGFVPISAGALSLFMTPIPDILVGREGRHVGVTLTHESGERQLLSLRDSRSSYSKDNLLELASVTGQPVSMENWPGAQCSREFCILTIERGGRAWVIMMARNRDLVEERALAAACERSDIVIADRFLPRSCSPKWLKADRGYLQKSGGLAINLTNQRVTSVSQKQGDHGWWRGEER; encoded by the coding sequence ATGAGCCATACGCCATTAGTGCCCTTGGGCGACAGAGCAGATGCAAGCTCGGCTCCCGAAAATGTTGCATTGCAGCGCCCTTGGCAAAGGGGCGCGGCCTTGTCCAGCATCGCGCAAAACATTGGCAATAGATGCGAAGATTTTCTGAGCAGTGCCGGCTTTGACCGCGCGCCATGGCTTGCGGTGGTCTTTGCTGGCGGTATTCTTGCGTGGTTTGCGCTTCCTCGGCCTTGGCAATGGATTGCAGCGATCGGTCTCTCGGCTTTATTGGCCATTGGCGCGATCGCACTGTGGAGAGGCAATGATCAACGCGGCCGTGTTAGCACAGCCGCGATTGCCTGCGGTTTGGTGTTTGCAGCCGGGATAGCCATAATCTGGTTGCGGTCTGAAATCGTAGGCGCCCCTGCCATTGAGCGGCCCGTCGTTGAGCGCATAAATGCCTATGTCCTCGACCGGGAGGATCAACCAGCACAGGATCGGATCCGTTTAATTCTCGCCGTGCGGGACGCGGAGGCGGGCGAGGCCCGCAAGATCCGCATCAATGTCCCTATGACCTCACTCGATAACAGCGAAGGAGCAGGAGATCAGATATTGGAAGGCGCGGTCATCCGAACGCGTGTGCGATTGATGCCCCCGGCGAGCCCTATGCTGCCCGGATCTTATGATTTTGCACGCGCCGCGTGGTTCAAGGGGTTCGCCGCAACCGGCAGTGTCATAGGTCATATAGAGGTCATCGAACCGGCCACTTCGAACACAGGCCTGGCCTTGATCCAGCGGAGCCTCTCTTCACACGTAAGGAGCCGCGTTGATGGATCGGCGGGGACCATCGCGGCTGCCTTTGCCAGCGGGGATCGCGGCGCAATCGCTGAGGCCGATGACGAAGCCATGCGAGATGCGGGGCTGACCCATCTTCTTTCGATCAGCGGTCTGCATGTCAGCGCGGTGATTGCGGCGGCATATTTGATTGCGCTGAAATTGCTCGCGCTCTTTCCGCCCATCGCTTTGCGCGTGCGCCTGCCCGTGGCGGCGGCTTGCGCGGGGGCGCTCACCGGTATTGGATACACATTGCTGACCGGCGCAGAAGTCCCCACCGTTCGCAGCTGCGCCGCAGCCATGCTGGTCCTGATTGCATTGGCATTGGGCCGTGATGCGCTTTCGCTGAGAATGGTTGCGGCGGCGGCTGTTTTTGTGCTGCTTTTATGGCCAGAAAGCGTCGTGGGCCCTAGTTTCCAAATGAGTTTTTGCGCCGTGCTGGCGATTGTCGCGCTTCATTCTTCAAGCGTTGTGCGAACGTTTCTATCCCCGCGCGAGGAGCCATGGTGGCGGCGGAGCGGACGCCAGATTATCATGCTGTTCTTCACGGGTCTGGTGATCGAAATTGCTCTAATGCCCATCGTTCTGTTCCATTTTCACAGAGCCGGCGTTTACGGCGCATTCGCCAATGTCATCGCCATTCCATTGGTTACTTTTCTTTCCATGCCGCTGATTGCGCTTGGGCTATTTTTGGATATCGTCGGACTTGGCAAGCCAGCGTGGTGGCTGGTCCAAATCTCACTGGACAGCCTGTTAGCCATTGCGCATTTCACCTCAGCGCAGCCCGGATCAGTCAAGCTGATGCCGCAAATGGGGTTTGGGACTATCTCGCTCTTCGTTGGCGGATCATTGTGGCTCGCGTTGTGGAACGGGAAACCGCGATTTTGGGGCTTTGTGCCCATATCCGCAGGGGCTCTATCGCTGTTTATGACGCCGATACCGGATATTTTGGTCGGGCGAGAAGGGCGCCATGTCGGTGTGACCCTTACTCATGAATCCGGTGAGCGTCAGCTGCTTTCCCTGCGCGATAGCCGATCATCCTATTCCAAAGACAACCTGCTGGAACTTGCCAGTGTAACTGGTCAGCCGGTTTCAATGGAAAATTGGCCCGGCGCTCAATGCTCGAGGGAATTCTGCATTCTCACGATTGAACGCGGCGGCCGTGCTTGGGTGATCATGATGGCCCGTAATCGTGATCTGGTCGAAGAGCGCGCTCTTGCAGCTGCCTGTGAACGATCAGATATTGTGATCGCCGACCGGTTCCTCCCGCGGTCATGTTCCCCGAAATGGTTGAAAGCAGATAGAGGCTATCTTCAGAAGTCGGGCGGCCTTGCGATAAATCTGACGAACCAGCGCGTGACCAGTGTCTCTCAAAAGCAGGGGGATCATGGATGGTGGCGCGGGGAAGAGCGATAA
- the lexA gene encoding transcriptional repressor LexA, which yields MLTAKQHELIRFIQKRLDESGISPSFEEMKEALDLKSKSGVHRLISALEERGFIRRLPNRARALEVIRMPEDATPTPRAAIAANDAVASASAVMKAAPEPANDVIEIPLHGRIAAGAPIEALEGQTSLPVPAALLGPGEHYALEVSGDSMIEAGIFDGDFALVRRTESARDGEIVVALVRGEEATLKYLHKDGGRVRLDPANAAYDPQVYGSHEVQVQGKLAGLLRRYH from the coding sequence ATGCTGACTGCAAAGCAGCACGAATTGATCCGCTTTATCCAGAAACGTCTGGACGAATCCGGTATTTCACCAAGCTTTGAAGAGATGAAAGAAGCTCTCGATCTTAAAAGTAAATCGGGGGTCCATCGGCTTATCTCTGCCCTTGAAGAGCGCGGCTTTATTCGCCGATTGCCCAACCGCGCCCGCGCGCTTGAGGTTATCAGAATGCCTGAAGATGCGACACCGACCCCGCGCGCGGCGATAGCTGCGAATGATGCGGTTGCATCCGCCTCGGCTGTCATGAAAGCCGCGCCTGAGCCGGCAAATGATGTGATTGAAATTCCGCTGCACGGGCGCATCGCGGCAGGGGCTCCGATTGAAGCGCTTGAGGGCCAAACTTCACTGCCTGTACCAGCGGCCTTGCTGGGACCAGGTGAGCATTACGCCCTTGAAGTGTCCGGTGATTCCATGATCGAAGCCGGTATCTTTGATGGTGATTTCGCTCTTGTAAGGCGCACAGAAAGTGCGCGCGACGGTGAGATCGTTGTCGCACTTGTGCGCGGCGAAGAAGCCACGCTTAAATACCTTCACAAGGATGGCGGGCGTGTCCGACTTGATCCGGCCAATGCTGCCTATGATCCGCAGGTATACGGCTCTCACGAGGTACAGGTACAAGGCAAGCTTGCCGGGCTTTTGCGCCGTTATCACTGA